One window of Caldanaerovirga acetigignens genomic DNA carries:
- a CDS encoding DedA family protein, with protein MQEFIIEIINNYGYAGIFFLIAIENIFPPIPSEVILIFGGFVTVYTNMKVWGVVVSATLGAVAGAIFLYEIGRKFTTEKVERIFSRGIFKVFRLKKEDLSNARRWFDKYGSKAVLICRFIPFMRSIISVPAGMARMKMNIFLLLTVIGTFIWNTVLVFLGRLAGNAWDKVVLYMDYYSMTVGSLIFLILGLILVKKKLKI; from the coding sequence ATGCAGGAATTTATCATAGAAATTATCAACAATTACGGCTATGCCGGCATCTTCTTTCTCATTGCAATAGAAAATATTTTTCCGCCCATACCTTCCGAGGTAATTCTTATTTTTGGCGGTTTTGTAACCGTCTATACGAATATGAAGGTATGGGGGGTCGTCGTATCTGCCACTTTAGGAGCAGTTGCGGGTGCAATTTTTTTGTATGAGATAGGGCGAAAGTTCACTACTGAGAAGGTAGAAAGAATTTTTAGCAGAGGGATTTTTAAGGTGTTCCGCTTAAAAAAAGAGGATTTAAGCAATGCAAGGCGCTGGTTTGATAAATATGGTAGCAAGGCCGTTTTGATATGCAGATTTATACCCTTCATGCGGAGCATAATCTCGGTCCCTGCGGGTATGGCAAGGATGAAAATGAATATCTTTTTACTTCTAACTGTAATAGGGACGTTTATCTGGAATACAGTTCTGGTTTTCCTGGGAAGATTAGCCGGGAATGCTTGGGATAAGGTTGTGCTTTATATGGATTACTATTCGATGACTGTAGGGTCGTTGATTTTTTTGATTTTGGGACTCATTTTGGTTAAGAAAAAATTAAAAATTTGA
- a CDS encoding tungsten cofactor oxidoreductase radical SAM maturase, translating to MSLKKLYIELTEKCNLNCAICYRKSWEHVQNEMDEKTYKNLLDSIKECEKLERIVLGGIGEPLMSPLILDALEEFGGYHLTITTNGTMVKGEVLQKIVKSCDALVVSIDGLEDSFMKIRNENLKVVLDNIEMLNEEKSRKKSETPRLFIEFVLWEENVQDVYAIIDLAQKYKAKGVIFSNLLPQTPENAKKILYSRYENRRMKELFKSLRNYSLKKGIELLLPEFELKTERRCAFVENNSAVVTADGSVTSCYRFAHNCLEYVFQREKQVVRHVFANIKERSLKEIWEMPEYRAFREAVLYTRFPSCTDCDLAEGCDLVRDTTSDCYGFSPSCGDCLWWRKIILCP from the coding sequence ATGAGCCTTAAAAAACTATATATCGAACTTACGGAAAAGTGCAACTTGAATTGTGCTATATGCTACAGAAAGTCATGGGAACACGTCCAGAACGAAATGGACGAAAAAACCTATAAAAATTTATTAGATAGCATCAAAGAGTGTGAAAAACTTGAAAGGATTGTACTAGGAGGAATAGGTGAGCCTTTGATGTCACCGCTGATACTGGATGCCCTTGAGGAGTTCGGGGGCTATCACTTGACGATTACGACCAACGGCACGATGGTAAAAGGTGAAGTTCTGCAAAAAATAGTAAAAAGTTGCGATGCCCTGGTTGTTTCAATAGATGGTCTCGAGGACAGCTTCATGAAAATAAGGAATGAAAATCTCAAAGTGGTGCTCGATAACATTGAAATGCTAAATGAAGAAAAATCGAGAAAAAAAAGCGAAACTCCCCGCCTTTTCATAGAGTTTGTCTTATGGGAAGAGAACGTTCAAGATGTTTATGCTATCATAGATTTGGCCCAAAAATATAAAGCTAAAGGGGTAATTTTTTCTAACCTCTTGCCTCAAACTCCTGAAAACGCAAAAAAAATTCTGTACTCCCGGTATGAAAATCGAAGAATGAAGGAATTATTTAAATCATTGCGAAATTATTCATTGAAAAAAGGCATTGAACTACTGCTGCCGGAGTTCGAACTCAAGACTGAGAGGCGGTGTGCTTTCGTAGAGAATAACTCGGCTGTGGTTACGGCAGATGGTTCTGTGACCTCCTGCTACAGATTTGCTCATAACTGTCTAGAGTATGTTTTCCAAAGGGAAAAACAAGTTGTTCGCCACGTGTTTGCCAACATAAAAGAAAGGAGTTTGAAAGAAATTTGGGAAATGCCGGAATACAGGGCTTTCAGAGAAGCGGTGCTTTATACTCGATTTCCGTCGTGCACCGACTGCGACCTAGCGGAAGGCTGTGACCTGGTAAGAGATACCACCTCCGATTGCTATGGATTTTCTCCCTCCTGCGGAGATTGTCTGTGGTGGAGAAAAATAATTTTGTGCCCTTAG
- a CDS encoding AAA family ATPase: MKMVNKKRRYSLDRDSKAACIRVAIKTGLPISKIEEDVKFIYEIFGLERKKQKYRRFLEMIKDVSAIERLCSAIIERPDSEELRMITIAFISGEGYKVDLEDKVEEDLDVIFEKLLEGIEIGDGEILEVETTDYCSIGLDGNPRESSGQRKKSAYDRLNQEIYGLDGQKQIILQAVKLLKLRKVRRKFGLSPIEFAPIFLFYGPPGTGKTRLAEIMGEIFCEEGLLPGNRMISGSAVTLCKGQFVGHSAPMTKKLFEEHDVIFLDEIYSVSATDGIGLDTFSQEILAELCVQLENVSKNCNKLVIFAGYGGGVAEEHNLVRGWLKSNPGIASRITFFIEFYPYSPEKEMPMIFHTLAKNLDIELEEGWEEVAVQFFKERAKSDDYGNGREARRLLQNCLLMQAERIDLDNADIKALRLITCEDIRRASGKILKGNSGIKKVQKIHLGFL; the protein is encoded by the coding sequence ATGAAGATGGTAAATAAAAAAAGGAGATATTCTCTTGATCGGGATAGTAAGGCTGCTTGCATAAGGGTAGCGATTAAAACCGGACTGCCGATTTCTAAGATAGAGGAAGATGTAAAATTTATATACGAAATTTTTGGTCTTGAAAGGAAAAAGCAAAAATACAGGAGATTTCTTGAGATGATTAAAGACGTCTCGGCAATTGAAAGACTTTGTTCAGCGATAATCGAGCGTCCGGATTCGGAAGAGTTGAGGATGATCACAATTGCCTTTATAAGCGGGGAAGGTTATAAAGTCGATTTGGAAGATAAAGTAGAAGAGGATCTCGATGTGATATTTGAAAAACTACTAGAAGGAATTGAAATAGGCGACGGAGAAATATTGGAGGTAGAAACTACGGATTATTGCAGTATTGGGCTTGACGGAAATCCTAGAGAAAGCTCTGGGCAAAGAAAAAAATCTGCTTACGATAGGTTAAACCAAGAGATTTACGGACTCGATGGACAAAAACAAATAATTCTTCAGGCTGTGAAATTGCTGAAGTTAAGGAAGGTAAGACGAAAGTTTGGCCTGTCTCCCATTGAGTTTGCTCCAATATTCCTTTTTTACGGACCACCAGGTACGGGAAAGACCCGCCTGGCGGAAATTATGGGAGAGATATTTTGCGAAGAAGGACTTTTGCCGGGAAATCGTATGATTTCCGGCAGCGCTGTAACGCTTTGCAAAGGACAGTTTGTAGGTCATAGTGCGCCTATGACGAAAAAATTGTTTGAGGAACACGATGTGATATTTTTGGATGAGATTTACTCTGTATCTGCGACGGATGGAATTGGTTTGGATACATTTTCGCAAGAGATACTTGCAGAATTATGCGTTCAGCTTGAAAATGTTTCAAAGAACTGCAATAAGTTGGTGATTTTCGCTGGCTACGGTGGAGGTGTCGCCGAAGAACATAATTTGGTTAGAGGTTGGCTAAAGAGCAATCCGGGGATAGCGTCGCGCATCACTTTCTTTATTGAATTTTACCCCTACTCACCGGAAAAAGAGATGCCGATGATATTCCACACTCTTGCAAAAAATTTAGATATAGAGCTGGAAGAGGGGTGGGAAGAAGTAGCCGTACAATTTTTTAAAGAAAGGGCTAAAAGCGATGATTACGGTAACGGACGGGAGGCAAGGCGGCTTCTTCAAAATTGTCTGTTAATGCAGGCCGAGCGCATTGACCTTGATAATGCCGACATAAAAGCTTTGAGGCTTATTACCTGTGAAGACATAAGAAGAGCCTCGGGAAAGATACTGAAGGGCAATTCGGGAATAAAAAAGGTCCAAAAAATACATCTAGGGTTTTTATAA
- a CDS encoding aldehyde ferredoxin oxidoreductase family protein has protein sequence MMGYCGKVLRVNLSDRTYGVEDLDLGLARKYLGGRGLANRMFYSEVDPKVDPFSPENKIFFVTGPLTGTPTPTGGRYMVVTKSPLTDTIASSNSGGYWGAELKAAGYDMIVVEGKADSPVYITIEDDKVEIKDASHLWGRVVSETTKAIEQEMPPKTRVLAIGPAGEKLSRIACVMNDYYRAAGRSGVGAVMGSKNLKAIAVKGSGSPKVHDAEALREVVGRCTRKIREHGVTGQGLPNYGTAVLVNIINENGAFPTRNFQKGYFDGAEKISGETLAEKYLVKRDPCYRCPIACGRYCKTNEIEGGGPEYETIWAFGADCGVDDLEAIIKANFWCNELGLDTISAGTTIAAAMELYEKGYIKDEELGGVCLKFGDKEAIVEWTKKMGYREGFGDKLAEGSYRLATMYGAPEFSMSVKKLELPAYDPRGVQGHGLQYATANRGGCHVRGYMISPEILGVPEKLDRFSIEGKARWVKLFQDLTAAIDSLGMCLFTSFALDATDYAEIYNAATGSGFTPEELLEAGERIWNLERMFNIKAGVSPKEDTLPRRLLEEPMPEGPSKGYVHQLDKMLPEYYRLRGWDEDGNPTEETLRKLGVE, from the coding sequence GTGATGGGCTACTGTGGGAAGGTTTTGAGAGTGAACCTTAGCGACAGAACTTATGGGGTCGAGGACCTGGACCTTGGCCTTGCCAGGAAATACCTTGGGGGCAGAGGTCTTGCCAATAGGATGTTTTATAGCGAAGTCGATCCTAAAGTGGACCCATTTAGCCCGGAAAATAAAATATTTTTTGTGACCGGCCCTCTGACTGGCACGCCTACCCCGACCGGGGGAAGATACATGGTGGTCACTAAATCGCCGCTTACAGATACGATAGCCTCTTCCAATTCCGGTGGGTACTGGGGAGCCGAGCTAAAGGCTGCAGGCTATGACATGATTGTTGTGGAAGGCAAGGCAGATTCTCCGGTTTATATAACTATAGAGGATGATAAGGTCGAGATAAAAGATGCGTCCCACCTATGGGGCAGGGTTGTGTCGGAGACCACCAAAGCTATAGAACAGGAAATGCCTCCAAAAACGAGGGTATTGGCCATAGGACCGGCTGGCGAAAAGCTTTCAAGGATTGCCTGCGTAATGAACGACTACTATAGGGCTGCCGGGCGCTCTGGAGTAGGTGCGGTAATGGGGTCAAAGAACCTAAAAGCTATAGCGGTAAAAGGAAGCGGAAGCCCCAAAGTCCATGATGCGGAGGCGCTGAGAGAAGTGGTGGGCCGCTGCACCAGGAAGATCAGGGAGCACGGCGTTACCGGACAGGGCCTCCCCAATTACGGGACTGCCGTTCTTGTGAATATAATAAACGAAAACGGTGCTTTTCCCACTAGGAATTTTCAAAAGGGATATTTTGATGGGGCTGAAAAGATAAGTGGAGAGACGCTGGCTGAGAAGTATTTGGTAAAAAGAGATCCCTGTTATCGCTGCCCCATAGCGTGCGGCAGATACTGCAAGACCAATGAAATAGAAGGCGGAGGTCCCGAATATGAGACAATATGGGCCTTCGGAGCCGATTGTGGAGTGGATGACCTCGAGGCTATAATAAAAGCTAATTTCTGGTGCAACGAGCTGGGACTCGATACGATTTCTGCGGGAACGACAATAGCAGCCGCTATGGAACTTTACGAGAAGGGGTATATAAAAGACGAGGAACTGGGAGGAGTCTGTCTCAAATTTGGAGACAAAGAGGCAATAGTTGAGTGGACAAAGAAGATGGGATACAGGGAAGGATTTGGCGATAAGCTGGCCGAAGGTTCTTATAGGTTGGCAACCATGTATGGAGCTCCTGAATTTTCCATGTCGGTAAAGAAATTAGAACTGCCCGCTTATGACCCGAGGGGCGTACAGGGGCATGGGCTTCAATACGCCACTGCCAACAGGGGCGGCTGCCACGTGAGAGGCTACATGATTTCGCCGGAGATATTGGGCGTGCCCGAAAAATTAGATAGGTTCTCAATAGAAGGCAAAGCTCGATGGGTCAAACTGTTCCAGGACCTGACGGCGGCGATAGATTCCCTGGGGATGTGCCTCTTCACCTCCTTTGCCCTAGATGCAACTGATTACGCCGAAATCTACAACGCAGCAACGGGTTCCGGGTTTACTCCCGAAGAACTTCTGGAGGCCGGAGAGCGCATCTGGAATCTGGAGAGAATGTTCAACATTAAAGCCGGGGTGAGTCCAAAAGAGGATACTCTTCCCAGGCGCCTGCTTGAAGAGCCGATGCCTGAAGGGCCATCGAAGGGCTACGTCCACCAGTTGGACAAAATGCTTCCCGAATACTATCGGCTGAGAGGCTGGGATGAGGACGGGAATCCCACCGAGGAGACTTTGAGGAAACTTGGGGTAGAATAA
- a CDS encoding pilus assembly PilX N-terminal domain-containing protein, with product MDKAISKRYRGFALVNVILTASLLFLIGAMVIDMVTSEVKKTAYFRDLTISYYIAEAGIQKTLATLKEDPNYRPAWREGLGNGYFEVSVQEISPGRLRITSRGFAGKAKEVISVVVEILKIESGVELNVISWKREGKEEI from the coding sequence ATGGATAAAGCTATATCAAAAAGATATAGGGGCTTTGCCCTAGTTAACGTCATTTTGACGGCTTCACTGCTTTTTTTAATAGGTGCGATGGTAATAGATATGGTTACATCAGAGGTTAAAAAAACAGCGTATTTTAGGGATTTAACGATATCGTATTATATTGCAGAGGCAGGGATTCAAAAGACCCTCGCGACATTAAAGGAGGACCCGAACTATAGACCTGCATGGCGGGAAGGCCTAGGGAACGGCTATTTCGAGGTTTCGGTCCAAGAAATAAGCCCCGGGAGGCTTAGAATAACTTCCCGGGGCTTTGCGGGCAAGGCAAAGGAAGTAATTTCGGTTGTGGTAGAAATTTTAAAAATCGAAAGTGGCGTCGAACTAAATGTTATTTCATGGAAGAGAGAAGGCAAGGAAGAAATTTAA
- a CDS encoding HesA/MoeB/ThiF family protein yields MNVKKRYERNLFSLSPQEFEKLREKKVCVVGCGGLGGYIIEMLGRLGVGQITAVDKDVFEESNLNRQILSDMNSLGKSKALKAKERMELVNPDVKVIAVKEAFSEKNGKDILMGNDLVVDALDDIKARLLLEEIAEQVGIPMIHGAIAGWYGQVTTVFPGDRTLHRIYTGAGNKGIEAQLGNPSFTPAVVAAIQVSEAVKVLIGRGEILRNRLLFVNLLDHEYFTINLSG; encoded by the coding sequence GTGAACGTAAAGAAGCGATACGAGAGAAATCTATTTTCTCTTAGCCCGCAAGAGTTTGAAAAGTTAAGGGAAAAAAAGGTGTGCGTGGTCGGGTGCGGCGGGCTAGGGGGCTATATAATTGAAATGCTTGGGCGGTTAGGTGTCGGACAAATCACCGCAGTAGATAAAGACGTTTTCGAAGAATCGAACCTAAACCGCCAGATTTTATCGGATATGAATTCTCTTGGAAAAAGCAAGGCATTGAAGGCCAAAGAGCGAATGGAACTTGTAAATCCCGATGTAAAAGTGATTGCGGTAAAAGAGGCTTTCAGCGAAAAAAATGGCAAGGATATTCTCATGGGAAACGATTTAGTAGTGGATGCTTTAGACGATATAAAAGCAAGACTTTTGCTTGAAGAAATTGCAGAACAAGTCGGAATTCCAATGATTCACGGAGCTATTGCCGGGTGGTACGGGCAGGTAACAACAGTTTTTCCGGGAGACAGGACACTGCATCGAATATACACTGGTGCGGGCAATAAGGGAATCGAGGCGCAGCTCGGGAATCCCTCTTTCACTCCGGCAGTGGTCGCCGCTATTCAGGTCAGTGAGGCAGTAAAGGTCCTGATAGGCAGGGGAGAAATTCTAAGGAACCGGCTCCTTTTTGTGAATTTGCTGGACCACGAGTACTTTACGATAAATCTATCCGGTTGA
- the prxU gene encoding thioredoxin-dependent peroxiredoxin (Most members of this family contain a selenocysteine.) encodes MLVGKKAPNFKAKAFHQGKIKEVSLEDYIGKWVVLCFYPGDFTFVUPTELSHIAVSYETLKKLDVEILSVSVDSVYSHKIWNDTELSKMVEGGIPFPMVSDQNGSIGRLYGVYDEEAGVNIRGRFLIDPDGIIQAAEILTPPVGRNPNELIRQIKAFQHHKKTGEVMPSGWQEGEKTLKPSTALIGNVWKEWQPK; translated from the coding sequence ATGCTGGTAGGGAAAAAGGCCCCGAATTTCAAAGCTAAAGCCTTCCACCAGGGGAAGATAAAGGAAGTTTCCCTAGAAGATTACATAGGCAAATGGGTGGTGCTCTGTTTTTATCCGGGAGATTTTACCTTCGTTTGACCTACCGAGCTTTCGCACATAGCAGTTAGCTATGAGACTCTGAAAAAGCTCGATGTCGAGATACTTTCCGTAAGCGTCGACAGCGTGTATTCCCACAAGATATGGAATGATACTGAGCTGTCGAAAATGGTAGAAGGCGGAATTCCATTCCCGATGGTTTCAGACCAAAATGGCAGCATAGGAAGGCTATATGGAGTTTACGATGAGGAGGCGGGAGTGAACATCCGCGGGAGATTCTTGATAGATCCTGATGGCATAATTCAAGCTGCGGAAATATTGACTCCTCCGGTGGGAAGAAATCCAAACGAGCTGATCAGGCAGATTAAAGCCTTTCAGCATCACAAGAAAACCGGTGAAGTGATGCCTTCGGGCTGGCAAGAGGGTGAAAAGACGCTAAAACCCTCAACCGCATTGATAGGCAACGTGTGGAAGGAATGGCAACCGAAGTAG
- a CDS encoding MFS transporter, with product MNLTSFSAEVRNVIMISAGVFIAQAVFSSITPFLPSLLLEMGTKSDIALWSSLIYAANFITTGIMAPLWGAISDRYGKKPMMARAGFGMGVAYLLMSYAKTPVQLFLLRALNGAFSGYIPAAVTFVAATSSAENLSHNISLVNAASAVGSIIGPLLGGISAKFLGVRRSLILGSIILFVAGALPYATGVLEPKESRKNLSIKEGIAQTLRNTQLLLIFTTGFLMQGAIMAILPTLNLVMQNIAPQNAEFYTGLVFSIIGISTAIASPIVGRLTGIPLTTLYRVSLLGSTLITALQGFANSVSSLLILRFIFGFFNAAMTIACNVLIAKNGNSSSHGSSFGVYNGIISLGLVFGSTYSGIMGNRFGLAYSFFASASMFFAAFLISFFIKEPASSED from the coding sequence ATGAACCTCACATCATTCTCGGCAGAAGTCAGAAACGTAATTATGATTTCTGCGGGAGTTTTTATCGCGCAGGCAGTTTTTTCTTCCATTACGCCCTTTCTCCCATCGCTGCTCTTAGAGATGGGTACGAAATCGGACATAGCCCTTTGGTCTAGCCTCATTTATGCCGCCAACTTTATCACCACAGGCATAATGGCGCCCTTATGGGGTGCCATATCTGACCGCTACGGAAAAAAGCCTATGATGGCAAGGGCAGGCTTCGGGATGGGGGTGGCGTACCTCCTTATGTCTTATGCAAAAACCCCCGTGCAGCTTTTCCTCCTTAGGGCATTAAACGGGGCTTTTTCAGGGTATATACCTGCTGCCGTAACTTTCGTCGCGGCAACGAGCAGTGCTGAAAATCTAAGCCATAATATTAGCCTTGTCAATGCCGCATCAGCCGTAGGTTCAATCATAGGTCCGCTCCTCGGCGGAATTTCGGCAAAATTCCTCGGAGTTAGAAGAAGCCTTATCCTGGGCTCCATCATTTTATTTGTCGCCGGAGCCCTTCCTTATGCGACAGGCGTGCTAGAACCAAAGGAAAGCAGGAAAAACCTCTCGATAAAGGAAGGCATAGCTCAAACCTTAAGAAACACGCAGCTCCTTTTGATTTTTACAACCGGATTCCTGATGCAGGGAGCAATCATGGCAATACTCCCCACCTTAAACCTCGTTATGCAAAATATTGCACCTCAGAATGCCGAATTTTACACTGGGCTCGTCTTTTCCATCATCGGAATCTCTACCGCTATAGCATCTCCTATAGTCGGAAGACTCACAGGCATACCATTGACAACCCTCTATAGGGTTTCGCTCTTGGGCAGCACCCTGATCACCGCTCTTCAGGGCTTTGCAAATTCTGTATCTTCTCTTTTAATTTTGAGGTTTATTTTCGGATTTTTCAACGCCGCCATGACCATAGCCTGCAATGTCCTTATTGCAAAAAACGGAAACAGCTCCTCTCATGGAAGTTCCTTCGGCGTATACAACGGAATTATTTCGCTCGGCCTTGTTTTTGGCTCTACTTACAGCGGCATCATGGGCAACCGCTTTGGCCTCGCGTATTCGTTTTTCGCCAGCGCATCCATGTTTTTCGCCGCCTTTTTGATATCGTTTTTTATAAAAGAGCCTGCTTCCAGCGAAGATTGA
- the tadA gene encoding tRNA adenosine(34) deaminase TadA, whose protein sequence is MQELTHEHFMGEALKEARKAFDIDEVPVGAVIVKDGSIIARAYNTREMSQDATAHAEILAIKKACEAMGSWRLIGCTLYVTLEPCPMCAGAIILARLDRVVFGAWDPKAGAAGSVVNLFEVERFNHHPEVISGVLAEECGALLKEFFRQKR, encoded by the coding sequence ATGCAGGAATTAACTCATGAGCATTTCATGGGAGAAGCTTTGAAGGAAGCCCGAAAGGCCTTCGATATTGACGAAGTGCCCGTAGGAGCGGTGATAGTTAAGGATGGGAGTATTATCGCCAGGGCCTATAACACGAGGGAGATGAGCCAGGACGCTACTGCTCACGCTGAGATTTTGGCCATAAAAAAGGCCTGCGAGGCGATGGGTTCGTGGAGGCTCATTGGGTGTACCTTGTATGTAACTTTAGAACCATGCCCTATGTGTGCAGGGGCAATAATACTAGCAAGGCTCGACAGGGTGGTCTTTGGCGCTTGGGACCCGAAAGCTGGTGCTGCAGGGAGTGTGGTAAACCTTTTCGAAGTGGAAAGGTTCAACCACCACCCTGAAGTGATATCGGGGGTCCTGGCGGAGGAATGTGGAGCTTTGCTGAAGGAATTTTTCAGGCAAAAAAGATAA
- a CDS encoding sigma-54-dependent Fis family transcriptional regulator, translating to MESFASCREYIKRSHERCKSYGISRDQVYSRKIISGEELEKRLDKNRELITTAMPFMEQIYEFVKGSGFIAILTDNEGCILKIIGDERILSEAISLKMVPGAFMDERSIGTNAMGTVLVEGMPLQVSGDEHYIKAYHRWTCSAAPIREPGGEMAGVLDLTGYSEHVHSHTLGMVAAAASAIENLLQIKRFNEQLAFAKNQIETVVNAIPAGIVTADLFGKIKTFNKHAQEIFGYDADEIKWINIRDLFDGWSKVKSQLMAGKGIYDEEVDVFARKNRLKYSISAYPIHDGQGILKEIVCVFKEVKNVRKMAHKILGMKAVYTFDKIIGKNEQFVRLVEYAKKVANSRSTILITGESGTGKELFAQAIHNESARRDEPFVAINCGAIPRELIESELFGYDDGAFTGARRGGKPGKFEIADGGTLFLDEIGEMPLDMQVKLLRAIEDGVVTRIGGSRPIPVDVRIIAATNKDLEQEVRKGNFRKDLYYRLNVIPLRLPPLRERKDDIPILIDYFMKRISRRLNKKPVEIPENIMKALTEYNWPGNIRELENFVEFVINSEGIIPVLVEEKFSMNITLDRDLPNNSLEAAEKEHILRVLEHNGWNITSAARDLGIGRNTLYRKIKKYNLGRCAKKEHCSIMEH from the coding sequence ATGGAAAGCTTTGCTTCCTGCCGGGAGTATATAAAAAGATCCCATGAACGTTGTAAATCATACGGTATATCCAGAGATCAGGTTTACAGCAGGAAAATTATTTCGGGGGAGGAATTAGAAAAAAGGCTGGACAAGAACAGAGAGCTCATAACCACGGCCATGCCTTTTATGGAGCAGATTTACGAATTTGTGAAGGGGTCGGGATTTATTGCCATCCTCACCGACAATGAAGGATGCATACTAAAGATTATAGGCGACGAAAGGATATTAAGCGAGGCGATTTCGCTAAAAATGGTCCCCGGGGCATTTATGGATGAAAGGAGCATCGGAACTAATGCCATGGGGACGGTTTTGGTGGAAGGGATGCCCCTCCAAGTATCTGGCGATGAGCATTACATCAAGGCTTACCACAGGTGGACCTGCTCTGCTGCGCCGATAAGAGAGCCCGGAGGGGAAATGGCGGGAGTCCTTGACCTTACTGGCTACAGCGAGCACGTCCATTCCCACACCCTTGGGATGGTGGCAGCCGCGGCTAGCGCCATAGAAAATCTGCTTCAAATAAAGCGGTTTAACGAACAACTGGCATTTGCGAAAAATCAGATCGAGACCGTGGTCAATGCGATACCGGCAGGAATTGTAACGGCTGACCTTTTCGGAAAAATCAAAACCTTCAACAAGCACGCTCAGGAAATTTTTGGATACGATGCCGACGAAATCAAATGGATAAACATACGGGATCTCTTTGACGGCTGGAGCAAAGTAAAAAGCCAATTAATGGCGGGAAAGGGCATATACGACGAAGAAGTGGACGTTTTCGCGAGGAAGAACCGCTTGAAATACAGCATAAGTGCATACCCGATTCACGATGGTCAGGGAATTTTAAAAGAGATAGTCTGTGTGTTCAAAGAGGTTAAAAATGTGAGAAAAATGGCTCATAAAATCCTGGGTATGAAGGCAGTCTATACTTTCGACAAGATAATAGGCAAAAACGAGCAGTTCGTAAGACTGGTGGAATACGCCAAAAAGGTTGCTAATAGTCGCTCAACCATCCTTATAACCGGCGAAAGCGGGACAGGCAAGGAGCTTTTTGCACAAGCCATACACAATGAGAGCGCAAGGCGCGATGAACCTTTTGTCGCAATAAACTGCGGGGCCATCCCCAGGGAATTGATAGAGTCGGAGCTGTTCGGTTACGATGACGGCGCTTTTACCGGTGCGCGGCGCGGCGGAAAGCCCGGCAAATTTGAAATTGCTGACGGAGGAACGCTTTTCCTTGACGAAATAGGGGAAATGCCTCTTGACATGCAGGTAAAGCTTCTCAGGGCAATTGAAGATGGCGTGGTGACGCGCATAGGGGGCTCAAGGCCTATCCCTGTTGATGTGCGAATAATCGCTGCTACGAATAAGGACTTAGAACAAGAAGTGAGGAAGGGAAATTTTAGAAAGGACCTCTACTATAGACTTAACGTAATACCCTTGAGACTGCCCCCGCTGAGGGAAAGGAAAGATGATATTCCGATTTTAATAGATTACTTTATGAAAAGGATATCACGGCGGCTAAATAAAAAACCTGTGGAGATTCCTGAAAACATCATGAAAGCTCTGACAGAATACAATTGGCCGGGCAACATAAGGGAACTAGAGAATTTCGTTGAATTTGTCATAAATTCAGAAGGAATAATACCTGTTCTCGTGGAAGAAAAATTCTCCATGAATATCACCTTGGACAGGGATTTACCAAATAATTCCTTGGAGGCCGCTGAAAAGGAGCACATTTTAAGAGTCCTTGAGCATAACGGCTGGAATATTACTTCGGCTGCCAGGGACCTCGGGATAGGAAGAAATACCCTTTATAGAAAAATTAAAAAATACAACCTGGGGAGATGCGCCAAAAAAGAGCATTGTTCTATAATGGAACATTGA
- a CDS encoding MoaD/ThiS family protein: MKIKVKLFATLRHGRGKEIELDIKEGTTVEEVIKFVGIELKEIAIVLRNGRDAALSTQLEDGDILSIFPAVGGG, translated from the coding sequence GTGAAGATAAAAGTTAAACTTTTTGCTACTTTAAGGCATGGAAGGGGCAAGGAAATAGAGCTTGATATTAAAGAAGGCACAACGGTAGAAGAAGTAATAAAATTTGTCGGCATCGAACTCAAGGAAATCGCCATAGTACTTCGCAATGGCAGAGATGCTGCATTGAGCACGCAGTTGGAAGATGGCGACATACTCTCGATATTCCCGGCTGTCGGCGGAGGTTGA